CGCGGATGGAACGGATAGCCGTGGATGGAGTGGATGACCACCGGCACGCCCGCGGCCGCCGCGGCCATCCTGCCGAGGATGCCCGCCTTGCTGCTGTGCGTGTGGACGATCAGCGCCGGCGGACGCGCCCCCCCGGCGGCGGCCCTGGCGCGCGCGACCTCATCGCGGAAGAGCCGGACGAGTTCGCGATACGCCAGCGCCTCGCGGTGCGGTCGCACCTCGCGGACGAGGTGGCGCAGGAAGCGCGCCTCGTAGCGCCCCGACGCCGCCTCCCGTCGCGCCTCGTCGATCAGCAGCCCCTCGCTGCCCGCGACGAGCATCCCGGAGAAGCGCGCCGGGTCCAGGTGTCCGAGCGTGTAGAGGGTGTTCTGCTGCGCGCCGCCCAGCTCCAGCTTCGTGATGACATGGGCGACGCGGACCGGAGTGCGCACCGCGCGCGCTGCGCTCATGCCGGGCCGGCGGCGATAGTCCGCGCGGCCTCGCGCCCCTGCGCGAGCGCGTCCTCCATCGCGGAGTACTCCCAGGCGCCGTAGCGCCCGATCGAGTGGACGCCGCGCTCCGCCAGCGCCGCGTGGATTCCGGGGAGCACTCGCGCCCGGTGGCGGTCGTAGAGGACGTACGCGTAGGGGACGTGGATGAGGTCCAGCGTCGCCGGCTCCTCGCCGGGCTCGAGGAAGCCCGCGCGCTCCAGTCCCCGGCGGATGCGCGGCCACAGCTCCTGGCAGCCCGCGCGGGCGCCGAACGGCAGCGTCGCCTCCACGTAGAGCGCGTGGTGGCCGGCCGGGGCGTTCGCCGGCGCGAAGTTCGTCGAGACCCCGACGCGGTAGAAGGGGTACGCCGGGTCGGGGAAGTAGCACCAGTGCGCGTCGGTGCGGGCCGGCCGCGCCAGCCCGACGTTCGCGACGCAGATCCGCACGCAGCGCAGTTTCTCGGCGGCGGCGGCAACGGCCGGCGGCAGGCCGTCGCTCATGCGCACCAGCTCCGGCAGCGGCGCCGTCGACACGAGCCGCTCGAAGTCCCACGTGCGCCCCGACAGCGTCTCGACGCGGCGCCGCCCCAGGTCGACGCGCACCACCTTCTCGCCGAGGTGCAGCCCGAAGTTGCCCCGGGCGAGCGCCGCGGCGAGCACGCCGATCCCGCCCTCGCGCGGGTACTCGAAGACCGTGTTGTAGCCGAGGCGCAGGTCGGCGCCCGGCCGCGCCGCTTCCTGGATCTGCGCCGCCGTCGGCACCGGGACGGCCCACGCCGCCCACGCGGGGTCGATGCGCTTGAGCGGCACGCGCCACATCTTGCGGTTGTAGGGGCCGAGGAAGTGCCGGACGATGCCGTCGCCGAAGTGGAAGCGCAGCCAGCCCTCGAAGTCCGCCGGGGCGACCGCCCCCGCCGCCTTCTCGCCGGCCGCGCGGAAGAAGCCGCGCAGGCACTCGTCGCGGACCCGCGCCGGCAGCTCGAAGAGGTGCGCCTGGAAGGGGTAGTGCACCCAGCGCCGGCCCGAGCGCACCATCGCGCGGCGGCGGTGGCGGGCGAGCGCGCCGGGGACGAGCGAGCCGACGAAGCGGCGGATCGGCGGCTGGCGGAAGTGCAGCAGGTGCCCCGAGATATCGAAGGTGTAGCCGTCGCGGGTGTACGAACGGCACAGACCGCCGACGGTCGGCGCCGCCTCCAGCACCGTCGCCGCCCGCCCGAGGTGCCAGGCGGCGGAGAGCCCCGCGAGCCCTCCGCCGATGATGACTGTCCCCTGACTCACGGACTGATTCTACAACATGCCTACAAACCGCTCAGAGCGCTCCGTCAGACTTCTGTCCCGAGGCAGGTCGCGGGGTCCGGTCGCTGCGGGCCTTGATCGGCAGTGTGCCCCCGGGGGGGACAGCCGCGAAGCGGCGCCATCGGGGGGCGCCGCCCCCCAAGGAAGCGCCGGCCAGATGGCAATGCATGCTCGAGGCACGTGGCCCGGCGCTACAGGCCCATGTCGATCTTCTTGAGCCAGGCGGCCAAGCCAAGCGCACCCAGGCCGAGCACGCAGAGCACGCCGACTGCGCCGCGCCCGTCCAGCAGCATGATCGCCACCCCGGCGGCGCCGAGCAGCGCCGTCGTCGCGTAGCTCGCCGCCACCGTCTGGCGCACCGAGAGCCGCCAGCGGCGCAGCCGCAGCGCCACGTGGTCGGGGCTCCCCAGGAACATCGACACGCCGCGGCGGTAGCGGATGTACATGACGAACAGCGTGTCGAACACCGGCACGCCGAGGATCACGAGCGGCACGAGCACGCCGAGGTTGTTGTGCTCGGTGTAGCGGCCGATCATCGCCAGCGCGCCGAGGTTCAGCCCGATGAAGAGGCTGCCGGTGTCGCCGAGGTAGATCCGCGCCGGCTGGAAGTTGTAGCGCACGAAGCCCGCGAGCGCCCCGGCGAGCGTCGCCGTGAGGATCGCGATCTGGTGGTTCCCGTTGATGAGGGCGACGACGAGCAGCGCGAGGGCGACCAGCAGCCCGACGCCCGAGGCGAGGCCGTCCATGATGTCGATGAGGTTGATGGCGTTGGCGACGCCGACGAGCCACAGCAGCGTCAGCGGCCAGTTCGCCCACCAGGGGAGCCAGACGATCTGCATCACGATCCCCGCCTTCATCAGCACGAGCGCCGCGAGCGACTGCCCCAGGAACTTGGCGCGCGGGGAGATCGCGCCGATGTCGTCG
The bacterium genome window above contains:
- a CDS encoding FAD-dependent oxidoreductase — protein: MSQGTVIIGGGLAGLSAAWHLGRAATVLEAAPTVGGLCRSYTRDGYTFDISGHLLHFRQPPIRRFVGSLVPGALARHRRRAMVRSGRRWVHYPFQAHLFELPARVRDECLRGFFRAAGEKAAGAVAPADFEGWLRFHFGDGIVRHFLGPYNRKMWRVPLKRIDPAWAAWAVPVPTAAQIQEAARPGADLRLGYNTVFEYPREGGIGVLAAALARGNFGLHLGEKVVRVDLGRRRVETLSGRTWDFERLVSTAPLPELVRMSDGLPPAVAAAAEKLRCVRICVANVGLARPARTDAHWCYFPDPAYPFYRVGVSTNFAPANAPAGHHALYVEATLPFGARAGCQELWPRIRRGLERAGFLEPGEEPATLDLIHVPYAYVLYDRHRARVLPGIHAALAERGVHSIGRYGAWEYSAMEDALAQGREAARTIAAGPA
- a CDS encoding MraY family glycosyltransferase, translating into MDAAAAFFATGHGQWFLVALSGLLAALLADRLTPVAMRIARQYGLVDRPDGKLKRQSEPVPYLGGAAVYLAFLVTLGITYSFSREVLALLLAGTMVVLLGLVDDIGAISPRAKFLGQSLAALVLMKAGIVMQIVWLPWWANWPLTLLWLVGVANAINLIDIMDGLASGVGLLVALALLVVALINGNHQIAILTATLAGALAGFVRYNFQPARIYLGDTGSLFIGLNLGALAMIGRYTEHNNLGVLVPLVILGVPVFDTLFVMYIRYRRGVSMFLGSPDHVALRLRRWRLSVRQTVAASYATTALLGAAGVAIMLLDGRGAVGVLCVLGLGALGLAAWLKKIDMGL